The genomic interval GCAAAAGTTGGAAGTATCGCAAACCGTGTTGTCTCAGGGGGTTGCATCACGTCCAAGTTTAAACCAACACAGCATTCTGAAGCAAAGTAGTCTCCTCCTAAAATAGGTACCTCTCCTGCGTAGTACTTGAGCTTTTGGTAGTATTGCTTCATGCTTCCAGTGGTAACACACCTGATATAACGAGTGTTTGGCCACAATCTATGCACAATTCCACCCCAGTTGTTACCTTCACAGATTAACCTTATTCTATTTGCCAATTCTGGCTGAGGTCCACCAAGTGTCTTAATCACAGCTTCCCTCATTGCCCCCTCAGAAATTTCATTACACGGAAATCCATGGTCAAGATCATCACATAGTTGTCCCCACTTGGACTCCAGAAGACCAAATGCTTTGATCAAGCCTATGGCATAAGGGGTTGTGATTCCATCTATAACATCAAGATTCTTAAGACCACATAGAAGGTGGCAGTACATTTGATGCTCAACATGAGATCCAAGAATCACTTCTAGGGGACTGGAAAAAGTATTAAGTTGCTGAGGGGTAGCATTGCCACTTTGCAAAGGGTATGTGGAAGCAGCCATGACTTTCAAGCCACATTTAGTAGTAGTCGTATTTTCAGCATAGAGAAACCATAAGATCTTGTTCACTTCAGGTCTAGGAGGGAATAGCCTGCAAGGAATTTTGAAACTCATTGTTGAACAAACTTAATATTCTTCAAATTCTggcataaattaaaattattttattgattcaCCTTTGACGAACAGCAATACTGCCTCGGTGACCAATAAAGGAGGCAGCTTTAGAAAGGCTTGAATCGAAGTAAGGGATCAATTTCGGTCTCATGGTGCTTGAACTTGATCCCGAACTGAGGAAGAAAATTAAGACACCGGTTATCAACATATTTAAGTGCCCCAAAAGCATTAAAACGTACAAGAACCAAACAAAACTTGGTCTAAGGAATTCTCGAGGGTGAATCCCAAGTTTGTTTGTTCAGTATGAGAAAATTCTTAGTAGTTCAGTGTAAACGTTTTTAcatttgtttttacttttaattacaaaatatcatcttaagaaaagatgaaaattaATGGTTTATTCAAATCATGAAATAAAGtgaaaaatttacattttttaaaaagaagagTGGTATCAACATATTccacacaaaattgaaaacattttatccaactattttttagtaaataaattatatttttaaataaaaataaaaatttataaaaagaaacaaaactcCGAGTTACACCCCCTGAAAGTTAAGTGGGGGGTCACCACCAGTGGCAGAAAGTTCTCCCttttaaaattaagaacaaaaacCGAAACATTTTATTAGAACAAACATCAATACCAATATATTCCAGTATTTGATTTTAAGtacaaaaatcaaattaaatcgGTGAATTTTTCAAGGAAAATGTATTATCATCAGTAAAACCCTCATTCGTCTAGAATGCACAACTTTTTTTAACGATATGTAATACTGCCAATGATTATACTACCTTCATATGTAATAGTATAAAGAGACATCGCTGATTCCAAGAATGCCAAAACTGAGAACCATAGTTAACTATTTTTGTGATGGTTTGACCAAAATGGAGAGTGAGAGATCATGATTTATGATGCGATTTAAAGAAGAAACCAAGAAGGGATTTGGGAAATTGACAAAGAGTAAAGATAGAGAGAAATTGAGCAACCTGTAAAAGAAGCAGCGGAGAGGGTCAACGGAGAGAAAGGGGTCATCTTTTCCATCTGCCATGTGATTAATGTGATCAACGTAGTCTTCATAGGAAGAAAGGGGCACGAGACGTGTGAAAGTGGAGTGATCAAGAGGAAGAGGACCGTTGTTAAAGGGCTGAAGATAGCGCACGGTGCCATTGTGAAGAAGGATCGAACGGAGAGTCTCCGTCTGGTGATGTTGGGCGTTGATGGTTAACTCTTCAAGTTTCTGTATCAGTTCCTCGTCTGTCATCatgttttggtctggtttctgctatgttgtttgttgtttgttgtgCTAAGGTTGGAGATCACAACACTTTAAGAATCACCACTTTCTGTTGCTCCGTTGCCGTCTGTTTTGGAGTCAAACCTAAACTActagttttggtttggtttggttatAGCTTTGTCGAGTTTTGACTTCGGGCACCGTGCCACGGTATTAAAAGCTTTTATTTATGCTCCTGACTTGGATGACGCGAAGGATGATAAAGACAGACGCAAAGTGTTGTGGTAAAGCTGACGCATAATTCGGTTGCAACTTCATGAGCCCAATAGAAATTCAAAACAT from Phaseolus vulgaris cultivar G19833 chromosome 1, P. vulgaris v2.0, whole genome shotgun sequence carries:
- the LOC137814180 gene encoding probable indole-3-acetic acid-amido synthetase GH3.6 — protein: MMTDEELIQKLEELTINAQHHQTETLRSILLHNGTVRYLQPFNNGPLPLDHSTFTRLVPLSSYEDYVDHINHMADGKDDPFLSVDPLRCFFYSSGSSSSTMRPKLIPYFDSSLSKAASFIGHRGSIAVRQRLFPPRPEVNKILWFLYAENTTTTKCGLKVMAASTYPLQSGNATPQQLNTFSSPLEVILGSHVEHQMYCHLLCGLKNLDVIDGITTPYAIGLIKAFGLLESKWGQLCDDLDHGFPCNEISEGAMREAVIKTLGGPQPELANRIRLICEGNNWGGIVHRLWPNTRYIRCVTTGSMKQYYQKLKYYAGEVPILGGDYFASECCVGLNLDVMQPPETTRFAILPTFAYFEFLPFSMNEDNVSKETVDLCSVEVGKMYEVVVTTYRGFYRYRLGDIVRVVGFHNSSPEVEYVMRAPKSPSEIVTEKDLISAVENFQLALGDAMKIEIVEYASFLDQGSMPKQLKVFVEVQEESNFVEDKLEESVSVLRSCVSTLESGLGAMYKVQRDKGQLRNLLLFIIRHGAFDQLSDLAIQNGTSASQYKPPKIIRNHEVVKLLENLAIVTVSFDG